In one Sulfitobacter sp. LCG007 genomic region, the following are encoded:
- a CDS encoding carbohydrate ABC transporter permease codes for MSPATAKRANLAGGAITLLTVICAVIWAFPIYWGIVSSLKPEDEVVRPYIELWPDTLTFEHYWFALTQTQIGTWYVNSIATAVGTTLLTVVTSMFAGYAISQLRFPGRTVLWWLILASFMVPTQVLIINHFVLMANMGLLNTWAGIILPQLIHPVIIIVYKQFFDQVPKDFREAAVMDNAGELAILFRIYMPMNWGVTTALSIVTFIWSWNAFLWPFLAVTKTEMMTITVGITQVWDSFGVYYARQLSAAVLAGLPVALAYLLFQRRVTQAITLSAGIKG; via the coding sequence ATGAGTCCGGCCACGGCGAAGCGGGCGAACCTGGCCGGCGGCGCGATCACGCTGCTGACGGTGATCTGCGCGGTCATCTGGGCATTCCCGATCTACTGGGGCATCGTGAGCTCGCTCAAGCCCGAGGACGAGGTCGTGCGTCCCTATATCGAGCTCTGGCCCGACACCCTGACCTTCGAACATTACTGGTTCGCCCTGACGCAGACCCAGATCGGCACCTGGTACGTCAATTCGATCGCCACCGCGGTCGGCACCACCCTGCTGACCGTCGTCACATCGATGTTCGCCGGCTATGCGATCTCGCAGCTTCGCTTCCCCGGACGCACCGTGCTCTGGTGGCTGATCCTGGCAAGCTTCATGGTCCCCACGCAGGTTCTCATCATCAATCACTTCGTCCTCATGGCGAACATGGGACTTCTGAACACCTGGGCGGGGATCATCCTGCCGCAGCTGATCCACCCGGTGATCATCATCGTCTACAAGCAGTTCTTCGATCAGGTGCCCAAGGACTTCCGCGAGGCGGCGGTGATGGACAACGCGGGCGAACTGGCGATCCTGTTCAGGATCTACATGCCGATGAACTGGGGAGTCACCACGGCGCTGTCCATCGTGACCTTCATCTGGTCCTGGAACGCCTTCCTGTGGCCCTTCCTCGCGGTCACCAAGACCGAGATGATGACGATCACGGTCGGCATCACGCAGGTCTGGGATTCCTTCGGGGTCTATTACGCGCGCCAGCTTTCCGCGGCAGTGCTGGCGGGTCTGCCGGTGGCTCTGGCCTACCTGCTCTTTCAGCGCCGGGTGACGCAGGCCATCACGCTGAGCGCGGGCATCAAGGGATAG
- a CDS encoding TRAP transporter small permease, whose protein sequence is MKPLALSMARLLARTTEIVATLIMIAVTALNLTQVGGRYLFSVGFPWTEEAMRYLMIWLMMLGSVACIFRVEHMGIEMVENLSGPRWAATVKSALYSVAGLFCVFVLVYSWPLALRNAAQVAPASGIPMIYPYMALPVGAALMLVQIALSWLSGFEPEHDDLADTGGAP, encoded by the coding sequence ATGAAACCCCTCGCCCTCAGCATGGCCCGGCTGCTTGCCCGGACGACCGAAATCGTCGCGACGCTCATCATGATCGCGGTGACAGCGCTCAACCTTACGCAGGTGGGCGGGAGATACCTCTTCAGCGTCGGCTTTCCCTGGACCGAAGAAGCCATGCGCTACCTTATGATCTGGCTGATGATGCTGGGCTCGGTCGCCTGCATTTTCCGGGTCGAACACATGGGCATCGAGATGGTCGAGAACCTGTCGGGCCCCAGATGGGCAGCCACCGTCAAGTCCGCGCTCTACTCCGTCGCCGGGCTCTTTTGCGTCTTCGTGCTGGTTTACAGCTGGCCGCTTGCGCTGCGCAACGCGGCGCAGGTAGCCCCCGCCTCGGGAATTCCGATGATCTACCCTTACATGGCACTGCCTGTCGGGGCGGCGCTGATGCTTGTGCAGATCGCGCTTTCCTGGCTGTCCGGCTTCGAGCCCGAGCATGACGATCTCGCCGACACCGGGGGCGCGCCATGA
- a CDS encoding ArsR/SmtB family transcription factor, translating into MADKYLLVDPEERLDLIRGLASRVRISILKLLGSSGPMNVNQIAEALKLPQSTVSSNLQTLEDVGLVVTRTQKAKKGSQKICESAFSDVLLSFRKSASETQDNAIEVAMPIGLYTRCEVSAPCGLCSGDGVIGLLDLPETFLEPDRMRAGLLWFTRGFVEYQFPNNAKLKNRQTSALELSLELSSEVPGTSSKWPSDIFLQINGVDVATWTSPGDFGDKRGVYTPDWWKLSGSQYGKLKTWRVEGGGSFVDGVRVSDVTLEQLEIDRHRSIRVRLGVRSDAEHPGGINIFGRGFGDHDQDILLRLK; encoded by the coding sequence TTGGCCGACAAATACCTTCTCGTGGATCCGGAAGAGCGGCTGGACCTGATCCGCGGTCTCGCCAGTCGCGTCCGGATCTCGATACTGAAGCTGCTCGGCTCGAGCGGGCCGATGAACGTCAACCAGATCGCCGAGGCGCTGAAACTGCCGCAATCAACGGTGTCTTCGAACCTCCAGACCCTTGAGGACGTGGGCCTCGTGGTCACGCGCACGCAGAAAGCGAAGAAGGGCAGCCAGAAGATCTGTGAATCCGCCTTTTCCGACGTGCTGCTGAGCTTCCGCAAATCCGCCTCAGAGACGCAAGACAATGCCATCGAGGTCGCGATGCCGATCGGCCTTTATACACGCTGCGAGGTGTCGGCGCCCTGCGGGCTCTGTTCGGGGGATGGCGTGATCGGTCTGCTCGACCTGCCGGAAACGTTTCTCGAACCCGACCGGATGCGGGCGGGGCTGCTGTGGTTCACGCGCGGTTTCGTGGAATATCAGTTTCCGAACAATGCCAAGCTCAAGAACCGACAGACCTCTGCGCTGGAGCTGTCGCTGGAGCTCAGTTCCGAAGTCCCCGGCACAAGCTCGAAATGGCCGTCCGACATCTTTTTACAGATCAACGGGGTGGACGTGGCGACATGGACCTCGCCCGGGGATTTCGGGGACAAGCGGGGTGTCTACACGCCCGATTGGTGGAAGCTCTCGGGGTCGCAATACGGCAAGCTCAAGACCTGGCGCGTAGAGGGCGGGGGCAGCTTCGTCGATGGCGTCCGGGTATCCGACGTCACACTTGAGCAGCTCGAAATTGACCGGCACCGCTCTATCAGGGTGCGCCTCGGGGTGCGCAGCGATGCCGAGCATCCGGGCGGGATCAACATCTTCGGACGAGGCTTCGGGGACCATGACCAGGACATCCTCCTGCGCCTGAAGTGA
- a CDS encoding carbohydrate ABC transporter permease, whose protein sequence is MIRNVRREALVAYVLIAPFVAVYGLIFVYPTIDMFVLSFQDAPLIGPGEWVGVENYTRLPGDRRFDTAVWNTAYFVLLTVVPGMLVALGIALSISRLSGRLQSLVMALFFLPYILPVSVVYRIWDWTLNFQFGIAMHVFDMIGLDRVPIFKITTWFIPAVAFVTIWWTCGFSVLLFLAGMRAIPGEIYEAAALDNTSRWRMFRHITWPLLWPVTALVLTIQLILQLKIFDQVYLFSQGGRPNDNLVMVYYIFQRAFMNDQGGRAAAIAVVLFVMVIAISVLNFQLMRFSDRRE, encoded by the coding sequence GTGATACGCAATGTCAGAAGGGAGGCGCTTGTCGCCTACGTCCTGATCGCCCCCTTCGTGGCGGTCTACGGGCTGATCTTCGTCTATCCGACCATCGACATGTTCGTGCTGTCCTTTCAGGACGCGCCGCTGATCGGGCCGGGCGAATGGGTCGGGGTCGAGAACTACACGCGGCTGCCGGGCGACCGGCGTTTCGATACGGCGGTCTGGAACACGGCCTATTTCGTCCTGCTGACCGTGGTGCCGGGTATGCTTGTCGCGCTTGGCATCGCGCTTTCGATCAGCCGTCTGTCGGGGCGACTTCAGTCGCTGGTGATGGCGCTGTTCTTCCTGCCCTACATCCTGCCCGTCTCGGTGGTCTACCGGATCTGGGACTGGACGCTGAACTTCCAGTTCGGCATCGCCATGCATGTCTTCGACATGATCGGGCTCGACCGGGTACCGATCTTCAAGATTACCACATGGTTCATTCCCGCGGTCGCCTTCGTGACCATCTGGTGGACCTGCGGTTTCTCCGTCCTGCTGTTTCTCGCGGGAATGCGCGCGATCCCGGGCGAGATCTACGAGGCGGCGGCGCTCGACAACACCAGCCGGTGGCGCATGTTCCGCCACATCACCTGGCCGCTGCTCTGGCCCGTGACGGCACTGGTGCTGACCATCCAGCTGATACTGCAGCTCAAGATCTTCGATCAGGTCTATCTCTTCTCGCAGGGCGGGCGGCCCAACGACAACCTCGTGATGGTATACTACATCTTCCAGCGCGCGTTCATGAACGACCAGGGCGGGCGGGCGGCGGCGATCGCGGTCGTCCTGTTCGTCATGGTCATCGCGATCTCCGTGTTGAACTTCCAGCTCATGCGCTTTTCGGATCGGCGGGAATGA
- the dgoD gene encoding galactonate dehydratase, whose amino-acid sequence MKITGIETVVVNAVHRNWIFVKVLTDQPGLHGWGEATLEWKTRGVIGTIEDLAQFVVGEDPHRIEHIVQRMQRFSFWPMGVIGLTALSGIEQALWDIKGKDLGVPVWQLLGGRVRDRVRVYTHMHRGRAGTQVGTADIGAFCDGVQETLEMGYDAIKLGFVPYTGYDAPLASVRHVAKLAEAVRERVGETVDIMTDFHGRPDSLGAAKAYIDAIAPIAPLFIEEPIQPGDAAALGDLARRVSCPLATGERLFTPREFAEIAEHRAVAYIQPDLAHCGGLSGGRRIAAIAEAAHMGVAPHNPMGPVAGAVALQFDAATPNFVIQEEAVGMVPWFEEICALYPLELAGGCWNIPETPGLGIEIDEAAAAKHPFAEEEVMSLQSILPDGRIANW is encoded by the coding sequence TTGAAGATCACAGGCATCGAAACGGTCGTCGTCAACGCTGTCCACCGCAACTGGATCTTCGTGAAGGTGCTGACCGACCAGCCCGGCCTGCATGGCTGGGGCGAGGCCACGCTGGAATGGAAGACGCGGGGCGTGATCGGCACCATCGAGGATCTCGCGCAGTTCGTGGTGGGCGAGGATCCGCACCGCATCGAACATATCGTGCAGCGCATGCAGCGCTTCAGCTTCTGGCCGATGGGCGTGATCGGGCTGACCGCCCTGTCGGGCATCGAGCAGGCGCTCTGGGACATCAAGGGCAAGGATCTGGGCGTGCCGGTCTGGCAGCTGTTGGGCGGGCGCGTGCGCGACAGGGTGCGTGTCTACACCCACATGCACCGCGGACGGGCGGGAACGCAGGTCGGCACCGCCGATATCGGGGCCTTTTGCGACGGCGTGCAGGAAACGCTCGAGATGGGCTATGACGCGATCAAGCTCGGCTTCGTGCCCTATACCGGCTATGACGCGCCGCTGGCCTCCGTGCGCCATGTCGCCAAGCTCGCCGAGGCCGTGCGCGAACGGGTCGGCGAGACGGTCGACATCATGACCGATTTCCACGGGCGCCCGGATTCGCTTGGCGCGGCCAAGGCTTATATCGACGCCATCGCGCCCATCGCACCGCTTTTCATCGAAGAGCCGATCCAGCCGGGCGACGCCGCGGCGCTTGGCGATCTGGCGCGCCGCGTGAGCTGCCCGCTGGCAACGGGCGAACGGCTTTTCACCCCGCGCGAATTCGCCGAGATCGCCGAGCACCGCGCCGTGGCCTACATCCAGCCCGACCTCGCCCATTGCGGCGGCCTTAGCGGTGGCAGGCGAATTGCCGCCATCGCCGAGGCGGCGCATATGGGTGTCGCACCGCACAACCCCATGGGTCCTGTGGCGGGCGCGGTGGCCCTGCAGTTCGACGCAGCCACCCCGAATTTCGTCATTCAGGAGGAAGCGGTGGGCATGGTGCCATGGTTCGAGGAGATCTGCGCGCTCTACCCGCTCGAGCTGGCCGGTGGTTGCTGGAACATTCCCGAGACCCCGGGCCTCGGGATCGAGATCGACGAGGCCGCGGCGGCGAAGCATCCCTTCGCCGAGGAAGAGGTCATGTCGCTTCAGTCGATCCTTCCGGACGGGCGCATCGCCAACTGGTAG
- a CDS encoding alpha-N-arabinofuranosidase, with the protein MKARVTAHARYAIADIDNRLYGSFLEHLGRAVYTGIYEPDHPRADENGMRRDVIELVRELKIPICRYPGGNFVSAYNWEDGIGPKEDRPTRLDLAWRTSESNQVGIHEFADWATKADTEMMLAINLGSQGLDAARAFVEYVNHPGGSYWSDLRRTNGQADPWGCKLWCLGNEMDGPWQIGHKSAPEYGRLANETAKALRAFDKSLELVVCGSSHSEMPSYPQWEATVLEETYDQVDYISLHMYFENYEKNTAEYLALPMKLDRYIGTVSGIIDYVKAKSRSKRDVRISFDEWNVWYHERKNDAKRMGEWDWPHAPALLEDIYNFEDVLQVGCILNTFIRRSDVVRIACIAQLVNVIAPIMTEPGGAAWRQTIYYPFKFASLWGRGTALQLDVDVPSYNADVASGVAYLDIAGVHDADAGTLTFFAVNRNGEEAMETEISLEGFGAAKSVTRTLIRHDDLEARNTRTDPDTVVPREAEGARLEAGKLQLALEPYSYSVIRVQL; encoded by the coding sequence ATGAAAGCCCGGGTGACGGCGCATGCGCGCTATGCGATTGCCGACATCGACAACCGCCTCTACGGCTCGTTTCTCGAACATCTCGGACGCGCGGTCTATACCGGCATCTACGAGCCGGACCACCCTCGGGCCGACGAGAACGGCATGCGCCGCGATGTCATCGAGCTGGTCCGCGAGCTGAAGATCCCGATCTGCCGGTATCCCGGCGGCAATTTCGTCTCGGCCTACAACTGGGAAGACGGGATCGGGCCGAAGGAGGATCGCCCCACGCGCCTTGACCTCGCCTGGCGAACCTCGGAATCAAACCAGGTCGGCATCCACGAATTTGCCGACTGGGCCACCAAGGCCGATACCGAGATGATGCTTGCCATCAATCTCGGCTCACAGGGGCTCGACGCCGCACGGGCCTTCGTCGAATACGTCAACCATCCCGGCGGCAGCTACTGGTCGGACCTGCGCCGGACGAACGGGCAGGCCGATCCCTGGGGCTGCAAGCTCTGGTGCCTGGGCAACGAGATGGACGGCCCCTGGCAGATCGGCCACAAGTCCGCCCCGGAATACGGGCGTCTCGCCAATGAGACGGCAAAGGCGCTGAGGGCCTTCGACAAGAGCCTCGAACTGGTGGTCTGCGGGTCGTCGCATTCGGAGATGCCGAGCTATCCCCAGTGGGAGGCGACGGTGCTGGAAGAAACCTACGATCAGGTCGATTACATCTCGCTGCACATGTATTTCGAGAATTACGAGAAGAATACCGCCGAATATCTCGCCCTGCCCATGAAGCTCGACCGCTACATCGGGACCGTGTCGGGGATCATCGACTACGTGAAGGCCAAGTCGCGGTCAAAGCGGGACGTTCGGATCAGCTTCGACGAATGGAACGTCTGGTACCACGAGCGCAAGAACGACGCCAAGCGAATGGGAGAGTGGGACTGGCCGCATGCGCCGGCGCTGCTCGAGGATATCTACAATTTCGAGGACGTGCTCCAGGTGGGTTGCATCCTGAACACGTTCATCCGCCGCTCGGACGTGGTGCGGATTGCCTGCATCGCGCAACTGGTCAATGTGATCGCCCCGATCATGACAGAACCGGGCGGGGCGGCCTGGCGGCAGACGATCTACTACCCGTTCAAGTTCGCCTCCCTCTGGGGGCGCGGAACGGCGCTGCAGCTTGATGTGGATGTCCCGAGCTACAACGCGGATGTTGCCTCGGGCGTGGCCTATCTCGACATCGCAGGTGTGCATGATGCGGACGCGGGAACGCTGACTTTCTTCGCCGTGAACCGCAACGGGGAGGAAGCGATGGAAACCGAGATCTCGCTGGAAGGCTTCGGCGCGGCGAAATCGGTGACGCGGACGCTGATCCGCCATGACGACCTTGAGGCGCGCAACACCCGCACGGACCCCGATACCGTCGTACCGAGGGAGGCGGAGGGAGCGCGGCTCGAGGCGGGAAAGCTGCAGCTTGCGCTCGAGCCGTACAGCTACTCGGTGATCCGGGTTCAACTCTGA
- a CDS encoding TRAP transporter large permease: MIWVALTGLGLLFVGVPVAFAIGLAGLVGVWVADIPLAIVATRLFTGVDSFVFLAVPFYILAAEIMSQGGITARLISIAAQATRWLRGGTAFANIGASVLFAGISGSAVADAAALGRVFIEEMPKEGYTKPYAAAVTVASSIIGPIIPPSGLAILLAAVSGISVIDLFLAGVIPGLLLGLACAVVVAWGAIRGKLPKPMPKPAEGSRLRMVVEAVAVATLPVIIVGGMVVGAYTATEGGGIAVAYAIFLSFFVFRGIDLKGLWSAFMRAARISAAVYLLVAAATILSYALNLLGIASWITAAAGFFEGQPILFLLSIALLMLILGTFLDIGAAILIFVPLLLPPVRELGIDPLQASMVVMITLAIGLVTPPVGVVLFVVMRVGRIGMYPLLRALLPFLVLELIAVVLLCLVPGFSTWLPELLNP; this comes from the coding sequence ATGATCTGGGTTGCCCTGACCGGCCTCGGCCTGCTGTTCGTCGGCGTGCCGGTGGCTTTCGCCATCGGGCTTGCCGGTCTGGTCGGGGTCTGGGTGGCGGACATCCCCCTCGCCATCGTCGCAACACGCCTCTTTACCGGCGTCGACAGCTTCGTCTTCCTCGCCGTGCCCTTCTACATCCTCGCCGCCGAGATCATGAGCCAGGGCGGGATCACCGCGCGCCTCATCTCCATCGCGGCGCAGGCGACGCGCTGGCTGCGCGGCGGCACCGCTTTCGCCAATATCGGGGCCTCGGTCCTGTTCGCCGGGATCTCTGGCTCCGCCGTCGCCGATGCCGCCGCACTGGGCCGCGTCTTCATCGAGGAGATGCCGAAGGAAGGCTACACCAAGCCTTATGCCGCCGCCGTCACGGTGGCCTCGTCGATCATCGGCCCGATCATTCCGCCCTCGGGCCTCGCCATCCTGCTGGCCGCGGTATCGGGGATTTCGGTCATCGACCTCTTTCTCGCCGGGGTGATCCCGGGCCTTCTGCTGGGGCTCGCCTGCGCTGTCGTCGTGGCCTGGGGCGCCATTCGCGGGAAACTGCCCAAGCCGATGCCGAAACCGGCGGAAGGGTCGCGCCTGCGCATGGTCGTCGAAGCCGTCGCGGTGGCCACGCTGCCCGTCATCATCGTTGGCGGCATGGTGGTCGGCGCCTACACCGCGACCGAGGGCGGCGGCATCGCGGTTGCCTACGCGATCTTCCTGTCCTTCTTCGTCTTCCGTGGCATCGACCTCAAAGGCCTCTGGAGCGCCTTCATGAGAGCGGCGCGGATCTCGGCCGCCGTCTACCTTCTTGTCGCTGCGGCAACGATCCTCTCCTACGCGCTCAACCTTCTGGGCATCGCCTCGTGGATCACCGCCGCGGCCGGTTTCTTCGAGGGCCAGCCGATCCTCTTCCTGCTGTCCATCGCGCTCCTGATGCTGATCCTGGGGACCTTTCTCGACATCGGCGCCGCCATCCTCATCTTCGTGCCCCTGCTCCTGCCGCCTGTGCGGGAACTCGGGATCGATCCGTTGCAGGCCAGCATGGTGGTCATGATCACGCTGGCCATCGGGCTTGTGACACCGCCCGTCGGTGTCGTGCTTTTCGTCGTGATGCGAGTCGGACGTATCGGGATGTACCCCCTCCTGCGCGCGCTCCTGCCGTTTCTGGTGCTCGAGCTCATCGCCGTCGTCCTGCTTTGCCTGGTGCCCGGTTTCTCGACCTGGCTGCCCGAGCTACTGAACCCCTGA
- a CDS encoding FadR/GntR family transcriptional regulator — protein MLRLIPPIEFGSSLPTGAGKEAVATLGRMVANDVYPQGELMPTEPELAKLLGVSRTTIRDAIKVLSGKGMIRTARRYGTRVRPVEEWNLLDADVAAWHDPAHPRLRLMFTETTELRCILEPAAAELAAVRATETQVRTILDAARCLDPGSTDMQALFSADCTFHATILDATGNLMMRQMRPIILTMLRISYEVGVTEHSPAMINRAGHIRVGEAISARDAPAARKAMQQMLDHNRSSASSERSGLLSSLRQSGGS, from the coding sequence GTGCTCAGACTGATCCCGCCGATCGAATTCGGCTCATCGCTGCCCACCGGGGCGGGCAAGGAGGCGGTCGCCACGCTGGGCCGCATGGTGGCCAATGACGTTTATCCGCAGGGCGAGTTGATGCCGACCGAACCCGAGCTCGCGAAGCTGCTGGGTGTCAGCCGCACGACCATACGTGACGCGATCAAGGTCCTGTCTGGCAAGGGCATGATACGAACAGCGCGCCGCTACGGCACCCGCGTGAGGCCGGTCGAGGAATGGAACCTGCTCGACGCCGACGTCGCCGCTTGGCACGATCCGGCGCATCCGCGGCTGCGGCTGATGTTCACCGAGACAACGGAGCTGCGCTGCATTCTGGAGCCGGCGGCGGCGGAGCTTGCAGCGGTGCGCGCGACAGAGACGCAGGTGCGCACGATCCTCGATGCCGCGCGATGTCTCGATCCGGGTTCGACCGACATGCAGGCGCTCTTCAGCGCCGACTGCACCTTCCATGCGACGATCCTCGATGCCACGGGAAATCTGATGATGCGGCAGATGCGTCCGATCATCCTGACGATGCTGCGGATTTCCTACGAGGTCGGCGTGACCGAGCATTCGCCTGCAATGATCAACCGGGCCGGCCATATCCGCGTGGGCGAGGCGATCAGCGCCCGCGACGCGCCCGCCGCGCGGAAGGCCATGCAGCAGATGCTTGACCACAACCGGTCTTCCGCAAGCTCCGAGCGCTCGGGCCTTCTGTCGTCGCTGCGCCAGTCCGGAGGATCTTGA
- a CDS encoding extracellular solute-binding protein, producing MNKFAGMALGAMMASGAQAQETVVWWDFLGGGDGIRMKQMISDFNAQHEGKIAIDATTLDWGLPFYTKVQTSVAVGEAPDIMTYHASRIPLAVKQGLLEEITPEDWSAMGLGKDDYAPSIWDAVSIEGKQYAVPLDTHPIVLYYNKDVLEAAGLLTEDGKPKGLDSREAFTATLQAIKDAGSVKFPLGSVTADGNFMFRTIYSLMGQQDGELMTDGEFLVGDNAGKLENALGVLQEWTREGLQSTYTDYPATVALFTSGEAAMMINGVWEVPTMTDLQKDGKLFEWGAVELPVIFDHPATYSDSHAFAIPTGSDLSAEKRAAVLEVIGWISHNSLYWATAGHIPAYKAVTDSDDYKAMEPNATYSSLTANMIYDPKTPLAGIAGPIFDVMSTYFVPTLNGEMEPAKAVEEITYELNDM from the coding sequence ATGAACAAATTTGCGGGAATGGCGCTTGGCGCAATGATGGCATCCGGCGCGCAGGCGCAGGAGACGGTCGTCTGGTGGGATTTCCTCGGCGGCGGGGACGGCATCCGGATGAAGCAGATGATTTCGGATTTCAATGCCCAGCACGAGGGCAAGATAGCAATCGACGCGACGACGCTCGACTGGGGCTTGCCGTTCTACACCAAGGTCCAGACCTCCGTCGCCGTGGGAGAGGCGCCGGACATCATGACGTACCATGCCAGCCGCATACCGCTTGCCGTCAAGCAGGGCCTGCTTGAAGAGATCACCCCCGAGGACTGGTCCGCGATGGGGCTGGGCAAGGATGACTATGCGCCCTCGATCTGGGATGCGGTATCGATCGAGGGCAAGCAATATGCGGTGCCGCTCGATACCCATCCGATCGTGCTTTACTACAACAAGGACGTACTGGAAGCTGCGGGTCTGCTGACGGAGGACGGCAAGCCAAAGGGGCTCGACAGCCGCGAGGCCTTTACCGCGACGCTGCAGGCGATCAAGGACGCCGGGTCGGTCAAGTTCCCGCTGGGATCGGTGACGGCGGACGGCAACTTCATGTTCCGCACCATCTATTCGCTGATGGGGCAGCAGGACGGCGAGTTGATGACGGACGGAGAGTTCCTGGTCGGGGACAATGCCGGCAAGCTCGAGAACGCGCTTGGTGTGCTGCAGGAATGGACCAGGGAGGGGCTGCAGTCGACCTATACCGACTATCCCGCCACGGTTGCTCTGTTCACGTCCGGCGAGGCGGCGATGATGATCAATGGCGTCTGGGAAGTGCCGACGATGACGGACCTGCAAAAGGACGGCAAGCTCTTCGAATGGGGCGCGGTCGAGCTTCCGGTGATCTTCGACCACCCGGCCACCTATTCCGACAGCCATGCCTTCGCGATCCCGACGGGCAGCGACCTGAGCGCCGAAAAGCGCGCCGCGGTTCTAGAGGTCATCGGCTGGATATCGCATAACTCGCTCTACTGGGCGACGGCGGGCCATATTCCGGCCTACAAGGCGGTGACGGATTCCGACGACTACAAGGCGATGGAGCCCAACGCGACCTATTCGTCGCTGACAGCCAATATGATCTATGACCCCAAGACGCCGCTGGCAGGGATCGCCGGGCCGATCTTCGACGTGATGTCGACCTATTTCGTCCCGACGCTCAACGGCGAGATGGAGCCGGCAAAGGCGGTCGAGGAAATCACCTACGAACTCAACGACATGTGA
- a CDS encoding DctP family TRAP transporter solute-binding subunit: MGLKYLRAAACCFGLGILSAGAVMAEEIKFGIGIPEGDFPEYNALVRFKEYVEFKTNGELTVRLFPNNQLGGEREMIEQVQQGSLELTFPADGAMAGFYPPMQVWSIPYLFESAPVAWTVINGPFAQSMLKDIREQTGIRALAFSQNGFRSFTNNVRPIINPDDISGLKIRTMESPVFMELVNSLGATATPISGAEVLMSLRQGVVDGQENPPAVVYGGGLGEVQKYYTLNEHVFGLHVIIANDDWFSSLAPGHQQVIKDAALLMAWTENLQKTVGDWQFSEKLEEELGMEIHVSTPEEKAAFKDLTQAPVEAFIRGKVGDALVDELLGEVDAAKATLYQ; encoded by the coding sequence ATGGGACTCAAATATCTGCGCGCTGCGGCGTGCTGCTTCGGCCTGGGCATCCTGTCCGCGGGAGCGGTCATGGCCGAGGAAATCAAGTTCGGAATCGGCATCCCCGAGGGGGACTTTCCGGAATACAACGCCCTTGTACGCTTCAAGGAATACGTCGAGTTCAAGACCAACGGCGAGCTCACGGTGCGGCTTTTTCCGAACAACCAGCTTGGCGGTGAACGCGAGATGATCGAGCAGGTCCAGCAGGGCAGCCTTGAGCTGACGTTCCCGGCGGACGGGGCGATGGCGGGCTTCTACCCGCCGATGCAGGTCTGGTCGATTCCCTATCTCTTCGAAAGCGCCCCGGTAGCCTGGACGGTCATCAACGGACCCTTCGCCCAGTCGATGCTCAAGGATATCCGTGAACAGACCGGGATCCGTGCCCTGGCCTTTTCCCAGAACGGTTTCCGCAGCTTTACCAACAATGTGCGCCCGATCATCAATCCCGACGACATCAGTGGTCTGAAGATCCGCACGATGGAGAGCCCGGTTTTCATGGAGCTGGTCAACTCGCTTGGCGCCACGGCCACGCCGATCAGCGGGGCTGAGGTGCTGATGTCGCTGCGCCAGGGCGTCGTCGACGGTCAGGAGAACCCGCCCGCTGTGGTCTATGGCGGCGGTCTGGGCGAGGTGCAGAAGTACTATACGCTCAACGAGCACGTCTTCGGCCTGCACGTGATCATCGCCAACGACGACTGGTTCTCGTCGCTTGCGCCGGGCCACCAGCAGGTGATCAAGGACGCCGCCCTGCTGATGGCCTGGACGGAGAACCTGCAGAAGACCGTGGGCGACTGGCAGTTCAGCGAGAAGCTGGAGGAAGAGCTAGGAATGGAGATCCATGTCTCGACCCCCGAGGAGAAGGCCGCGTTTAAGGACCTGACGCAGGCGCCGGTCGAGGCCTTCATCCGGGGCAAGGTGGGCGATGCGCTGGTCGACGAGCTTCTGGGCGAAGTCGACGCGGCCAAGGCCACGCTCTACCAATAG